The following proteins come from a genomic window of Megalops cyprinoides isolate fMegCyp1 chromosome 6, fMegCyp1.pri, whole genome shotgun sequence:
- the LOC118778837 gene encoding myosin heavy chain, fast skeletal muscle: protein MSTDAEMEAFGPAAIFLRKPEKERIEAQNTPFDAKTAYFVAEPKEMYLKGKLISREGGKATVETLDGQKITVKEDDIHPRNPPKFDKIEDMAMMTHLNEPCVLYNLKERYAAWMIYTYSGLFCVTVNPYKWLPVYDAVVVAAYRGKKRIEAPPHIFSISDNAYQFMLTDRENQSVLITGESGAGKTVNTKRVIQYFATVAVSGQKKAEPVAGKMQGSLEDQIIAANPLLEAYGNAKTVRNDNSSRFGKFIRIHFGTTGKLASADIETYLLEKSRVTFQLSAERSYHIFYQLMTGHKPELLEALLITTNPYDYPMISQGEITVKSINDVEEFIATDTAIDILGFNAEEKMGIYKLTGAVMHHGNMKFKQKQREEQAEPDGTEVADKISYLMGLNSADVLKALCYPRVKVGNEFVTKGQTVPQVNNSVSALCKSVYEKMFLWMVIRINEMLDTKQPRQFFIGVLDIAGFEIFDFNSLEQLCINFTNEKLQQFFNHHMFVLEQEEYKKEGIDWEFIDFGMDLAACIELIEKPMGIFSILEEECMFPKASDTTFKNKLYDQHLGKNNAFQKPKPAKGKAEAHFSLVHYAGTVDYNIVGWLDKNKDPLNDSVVQLYQKSSVKLLAHLYAAHASAEEAGGGKKAGKKKGGSFQTVSALFRENLGKLMTNLRSTHPHFVRCLIPNESKTPGLMENFLVIHQLRCNGVLEGIRICRKGFPSRILYGDFKQRYKVLNASVIPEGQFIDNKKASEKLLGSIDVDHTQYKFGHTKVFFKAGLLGTLEEMRDEKLASLVTMTQALCRGYLMRREFVKMMERRESIYSIQYNIRSFMNVKHWPWMKLYFKIKPLLKSAEAEKEMANMKEDFEKTKEELAKALAKKKELEEKMVSLLQEKNDLQLQVAAEVESLSDAEERCEGLIKAKIQLEAKLKETNERLEDEEEINAELTAKKRKLEDECSELKKDIDDLELTLAKVEKEKHATENKVKNLTEEMATQDESIAKLTKEKKALQEAHQQTLDDLQAEEDKVNSLTKAKTKLEQQVDDLEGSLEQEKKLRMDLERAKRKLEGDLKLAQESIMDLENDKQQSEEKIKKKDFETSQLLSKIEDEQSLGAQLQKKIKELQARIEELEEEIEAERAARAKVEKQRADLSRELEEISERLEEAGGATAAQIEMNKKREAEFQKLRRDLEESTLQHEATAAALRKKQADSVAELGEQIDNLQRVKQKLEKEKSEYKMEIDDLSSNMEAVAKAKGNLEKMCRTLEDQLSELKTKSDEHLRQLNDLNTQKARLQTENGEFGRQLEEKEALVSQLTRGKQAYTQQIEELKRHIEEEVKAKNALAHALQSARHDCDLLREQFEEEQEAKAELQRGMSKANSEVAQWRTKYETDAIQRTEELEEAKKKLAQRLQDAEESIEAVNSKCASLEKTKQRLQGEVEDLMIDVERANAQAANLDKKQRNFDKVLAEWKQKYEEGQAELEGAQKEARSLSTELFKMKNSYEEALDHLETLKRENKNLQQEISDLTEQIGETGKTIHELEKAKKTVETEKSEIQTALEEAEGTLEHEESKILRIQLELNQVKSEVDRKLAEKDEEMEQIKRNSQRVIDSMQSTLDSEVRSRNDALRVKKKMEGDLNEMEIQLSHANRQAAEAQKQLRNVQGQLKDTQLHLDDAVRGQEDMKEQVAMVERRNNLMLAEIEELRVALEQTERGRKVAEQELVDASERVGLLHSQNTSLINTKKKLESDLVQVQGEVDDTVQEARNAEEKAKKAITDAAMMAEELKKEQDTSAHLERMKKNLEVTVKDLQHRLDEAESLAMKGGKKQLQKLESRVRELESEVEAEQRRGADAVKGVRKYERRVKELTYQTEEDKKNIHRLQDLVDKLQLKVKAYKRQAEEAEEQANTHLSRYRKVQHEMEEAQERADIAESQVNKLRAKSRDAGKGKEAAE from the exons ATGAGTACGGACGCGGAGATGGAGGCCTTTGGCCCAGCGGCCATCTTCCTCCGGAAgccagagaaggagagaattGAGGCCCAGAACACACCCTTTGATGCCAAAACAGCTTACTTTGTGGCTGAGCCCAAGGAGATGTACCTCAAAGGGAAACTCatcagcagagaggggggcaaaGCCACCGTTGAAACACTGGATGGACAG aaaatcacAGTGAAGGAGGATGACATCCACCCAAGGAACCCTCCCAAATTCGATAAGATTGAGGACATGGCCATGATGACCCACCTCAACGAGCCCTGCGTGCTGTATAACCTCAAAGAGCGTTACGCAGCATGGATGATCTAC ACCTACTCTGGgctgttctgtgtcactgtgaacCCCTACAAGTGGCTCCCAGTGTACGATGCCGTTGTTGTGGCTGCTTACAGAGGCAAAAAGAGAATTGAGGCCCCGCCCCacatcttctccatctctgacaATGCCTATCAGTTCATGCTGACTG ATCGTGAGAACCAGTCCGTCCTGATTAC CGGAGAATCTGGTGCAGGAAAGACTGTGAACACAAAACGTGTCATCCAGTACTTTGCAACAGTTGCAGTGTCTGGGCAAAAGAAAGCTGAGCCAGTTGCTGGCAAGATGCAG GGATCTCTGGAGGATCAAATCATCGCAGCGAACCCCCTGCTGGAGGCTTATGGTAATGCCAAGACCGTGAGGAATGACAACTCCTCTCGTTTT GGAAAGTTCATCAGAATTCATTTTGGAACAACGGGAAAGCTGGCTTCTGCTGATATTGAAACTT ATTTGCTGGAAAAGTCAAGAGTAACATTCCAGCTGTCGGCTGAGAGAAGCTACCACATCTTCTATCAGCTTATGACAGGCCACAAACCTGAACTGTTGG AGGCACTTCTGATTACCACCAACCCATACGATTACCCTATGATCAGCCAAGGAGAAATCACTGTTAAAAGCATTAATGATGTGGAGGAGTTCATAGCCACAGAT ACTGCCATTGACATCTTGGGCTTCAATGCTGAGGAAAAGATGGGCATCTACAAGCTGACTGGTGCAgtgatgcatcatgggaacaTGAAGTTTAAGCAGAAGCAGCGTGAGGAGCAGGCTGAGCCTGATGGCACTGAGG TGGCAGATAAAATTTCTTACCTCATGGGCCTGAACTCAGCTGATGTGCTGAAAGCTCTGTGTTACCCCAGAGTGAAGGTCGGAAATGAGTTTGTGACCAAGGGGCAGACTGTACCACAG GTCAACAACTCTGTCAGTGCTCTATGCAAGTCTGTCTATGAGAAAATGTTCTTGTGGATGGTTATTCGCATTAATGAGATGTTGGACACAAAACAACCACGACAGTTCTTCATCGGTGTGCTGGATATTGCTGGATTTGAGATCTTTGAT TTCAACAGCCTGGAGCAGCTGTGTATCAATTTCACCAACGAGAAACTGCAACAGTTTTTCAACCACCACATGTTTGTGCTGGAACAAGAGGAGTACAAGAAGGAGGGTATTGATTGGGAGTTCATTGATTTCGGTATGGACTTGGCTGCCTGCATTGAACTAATTGAGAAG ccaatGGGCATCTTCTCCATCCTTGAAGAGGAGTGCATGTTCCCTAAGGCTTCAGACACAACCTTCAAAAACAAGCTCTATGACCAACATCTGGGCAAAAACAATGCCTTCCAGAAGCCCAAGCCTGCCAAAGGCAAGGCCGAGGCCCACTTCTCCCTGGTGCACTACGCTGGCACTGTGGACTACAACATTGTTGGCTGGCTGGACAAGAACAAGGACCCCCTGAACGACTCAGTCGTACAGCTGTACCAGAAGTCATCAGTCAAACTGCTGGCTCACCTGTATGCTGCCCATGCCTCTGCAGAag AGGCTGGTGGTGGCAAAAAGGCCGGAAAGAAGAAGGGTGGCTCCTTCCagactgtgtctgctctgttcaGG GAGAACTTGGGCAAGCTGATGACCAATTTAAGAAGCACTCATCCTCACTTTGTGCGATGCTTGATTCCTAATGAATCAAAGACACCAG GTCTCATGGAGAACTTCCTGGTCATCCACCAGTTGAGGTGTAATGGTGTGCTAGAAGGTATCAGAATCTGCAGAAAGGGCTTCCCCAGCAGAATCCTCTATGGTGACTTCAAGCAGAG atACAAAGTACTGAATGCCAGTGTGATCCCTGAGGGACAGTTCATTGACAACAAGAAGGCTTCTGAGAAGCTCCTGGGATCCATTGATGTGGACCACACTCAGTACAAGTTTGGGCACACCAAG gtgttcttcaaagctggTCTGTTGGGTACCCTGGAAGAGATGCGAGATGAGAAACTGGCATCACTGGTTACCATGACTCAGGCCCTGTGCCGCGGATACCTCATGAGAAGGGAATTTGTCAAGATGATGGAGAGGAG GGAGTCCATATACTCCATCCAATACAACATCCGCTCATTCATGAATGTGAAACATTGGCCATGGATGAAGCTATACTTCAAGATCAAGCCACTTCTGAAGAGCGCTGAAGCTGAGAAAGAGATGGCCAACATGAAAGAAGATTTTGAAAAGACCAAAGAAGAGCTAGCAAAGGCATTAGCTAAGAAAAAGGAGCTGGAGGAAAAAATGGTTTCTCTGCTGCAGGAGAAGAATGACCTGCAATTGCAAGTAGCAGCT GAAGTTGAAAGCCTCTCTGACGCTGAGGAAAGATGTGAGGGACTCATCAAAGCTAAGATCCAGCTCGAAGCTAAACTCAAAGAGACAAATGAGAGactggaggatgaggaggaaatcAATGCTGAGCTGACTGCCaagaagaggaagctggaggaTGAGTGCTCTGAGCTGAAGAAAGATATTGATGACTTAGAGCTCACCTTGGCCAAagtggagaaggagaaacaTGCCACAGAAAATAAG gTGAAAAACCTGACTGAAGAGATGGCCACTCAAGATGAGAGCATTGCCAAGCTGACCAAGGAGAAGAAAGCCCTCCAAGAGGCACACCAGCAGACTCTTGATGATCTCCAGGCAGAGGAGGACAAAGTCAACAGTCTGACGAAAGCCAAGACCAAGCTTGAGCAGCAAGTGGATGAC CTGGAAGGTTCTCTGGAACAAGAGAAGAAGCTTCGCATGGACCTTGAGAGAGCCAAGAGAAAGCTTGAGGGTGATCTGAAACTGGCTCAGGAATCCATAATGGATCTGGAGAATGACAAGCAACAGTCAGAGGAGAAGATCAAGAA GAAGGACTTTGAAACAAGCCAACTTCTCAGCAAGATTGAGGATGAGCAGTCTTTGGGAGCACAACTTCAAAAGAAGATTAAGGAGCTCCAG GCTCGTattgaggagctggaggaagaaaTCGAGGCTGAGCGTGCTGCTCGGGCCAAGGTTGAGAAGCAGAGAGCTGATCTCTCCAGGGAACTTGAGGAGATCAGTGAGAGGCTAGAAGAAGCTGGTGGTGCCACTGCTGCTCAGATTGAGATGAACAAGAAGCGTGAGGCTGAGTTCCAGAAGCTGCGCCGTGATCTTGAAGAGTCTACCTTGCAGCATGAGGCCACAGCTGCGGCTCTGCGCAAGAAGCAGGCCGACAGTGTTGCGGAACTGGGAGAGCAAATCGACAACCTTCAGCGAGTCAAGcagaagctggagaaggagaagagtgaatacaaaatggaaatcGATGATCTGTCCAGTAACATGGAGGCTGTCGCCAAAGCAAAG GGCAACCTTGAGAAAATGTGCCGTACCCTGGAAGACCAACTGAGTGAACTCAAGACCAAGAGCGATGAGCATTTGCGCCAACTGAATGACCTGAATACACAAAAAGCAAGacttcaaactgaaaatg GTGAATTTGGTCGCCAactggaggagaaggaggctcTAGTTTCCCAACTGACTAGAGGCAAACAAGCCTACACACAGCAGATTGAGGAACTCAAGAGGCACATTGAAGAGGAAGTCAAG GCCAAGAATGCTCTGGCTCATGCTTTGCAATCAGCACGCCATGACTGTGACCTGCTGAGGGAGCAGtttgaggaggagcaggaggccaaGGCTGAGCTGCAGCGTGGAATGTCCAAGGCCAACAGTGAGGTGGCTCAGTGGAGAACCAAATATGAAACTGATGCCATCCAGCGCACTGAGGAACTGGAGGAGGCCAA GAAAAAGCTTGCCCAGCGTCTCCAGGACGCAGAGGAATCCATTGAGGCTGTGAACTCCAAGTGTGCCTCTCTGGAGAAGACCAAGCAGAGACTGCAGGGTGAAGTGGAGGATCTCATGATTGATGTGGAGAGGGCAAATGCCCAGGCTGCCAACCTTGACAAGAAGCAGAGGAACTTTGACAAG GTTCTGGCAGAATGGAAGCAGAAGTATGAGGAAGGCCAGGCAGAGTTGGAAGGGGCACAGAAAGAGGCCCGTTCTCTCAGCACTGAGCTGTTCAAGATGAAGAATTCCTATGAAGAAGCTCTGGACCACCTGGAGACCCTGAAGCGGGAGAACAAGAACCTCCAGC AGGAGATTTCTGACCTGACAGAACAGATTGGAGAGACTGGAAAAACTATTCATGAACTGGAGAAGGCTAAGAAGACAGTGGAAACTGAGAAATCAGAAATTCAGACTGCCCTAGAAGAAGCCGAG ggAACTCTGGAGCATGAGGAGTCCAAGATTCTCCGTATCCAACTGGAGCTAAATCAGGTGAAGAGTGAAGTTGACAGGAAGCTCGCAGAGAAAGAtgaggagatggagcagatcAAGAGGAACAGCCAGAGGGTGATCGACTCCATGCAGAGCACTCTTGACTCTGAGGTCAGAAGCAGGAATGATGCTCTCAGAGTTaagaagaagatggagggagaTCTCAATGAGATGGAGATTCAGCTGAGCCATGCCAACCGCCAGGCCGCTGAAGCCCAGAAACAACTGAGGAATGTCCAAGGACAGCTCAAG GATACCCAACTGCACCTTGATGATGCAGTCAGAGGACAGGAGGACATGAAGGAGCAGGTTGCCATGGTGGAGCGCAGGAACAACCTGATGCTGGCTGAGATAGAGGAACTGAGGGTTGCcctggagcagacagagagaggccgcaAAGTGGCTGAGCAGGAGCTGGTCGATGCAAGCGAGCGTGTGGGCCTGCTGCACTCCCAG AACACCAGCCTTATCAACACCAAGAAGAAGCTGGAGAGTGACCTTGTTCAGGTCCAAGGTGAAGTTGACGACACCGTCCAGGAAGCAAGAAATGCAGAGGAGAAGGCCAAGAAGGCTATCACTGAT GCAGCCATgatggcagaggagctgaagaaggagcaggaCACCAGTGCTCACCtggagaggatgaagaagaaCCTGGAAGTTACAGTCAAGGACCTGCAGCACCGCCTGGATGAGGCTGAGAGCCTGGCCATGAAGGGCGGAAAGAAACAGCTCCAGAAACTGGAATCAAGG